One Streptomyces mobaraensis NBRC 13819 = DSM 40847 DNA segment encodes these proteins:
- a CDS encoding two-component system response regulator, with translation MVQKAKILLVDDRPENLLALEAILSALDQTLVRASSGEEALKALLTDDFAVILLDVQMPGMDGFETAAHIKRRERTRDIPIIFLTAINHGPHHTFRGYAAGAVDYISKPFDPWVLRAKVSVFVELYMKNCQLREQAALLRLQMENGQGTGRPAVGEPPETAGLLAELSARLAAVEEQAEALSKQLDESADAAAVATAAHLERKLNGLRRALDALEPGTGSNVPPVASQS, from the coding sequence ATGGTGCAGAAGGCCAAGATCCTCCTGGTCGATGACCGGCCGGAAAATCTGCTGGCGCTGGAGGCCATCCTCTCGGCGCTCGATCAGACACTGGTGCGGGCATCGTCAGGGGAGGAGGCGCTCAAGGCGCTGCTGACGGACGACTTCGCGGTGATCCTGCTGGACGTCCAGATGCCGGGCATGGACGGGTTCGAGACCGCGGCCCACATCAAGCGCCGGGAGCGGACGCGGGACATCCCGATCATCTTCCTCACGGCCATCAACCACGGCCCGCACCACACCTTCCGCGGCTACGCGGCCGGTGCGGTGGACTACATCTCCAAGCCGTTCGACCCCTGGGTGCTGCGCGCGAAGGTCTCCGTCTTCGTCGAGCTGTACATGAAGAACTGCCAGCTCCGGGAGCAGGCCGCCCTGCTGCGCCTCCAGATGGAGAACGGCCAGGGCACCGGCCGCCCCGCCGTCGGCGAACCCCCGGAGACCGCCGGGCTGCTCGCCGAGCTCTCCGCGCGGCTCGCCGCCGTCGAGGAGCAGGCGGAGGCGCTCTCCAAACAGCTGGACGAGTCGGCCGACGCCGCCGCGGTCGCCACCGCCGCCCACCTGGAGCGCAAACTCAACGGCCTGCGGCGCGCCCTGGACGCCCTGGAGCCCGGCACGGGCAGCAATGTGCCGCCGGTGGCCTCGCAGAGCTGA
- a CDS encoding DNA translocase FtsK: protein MASRTSGKGSQSTAGTRQRTGRAGGAAAKPSAKKSAAKPVQKRPAARPARKAPAKKAAPPRPSMAGRAGRGLAHGVGALFRGVGRGARSLDPAHRKDGVALLLLGLALIVAAGTWSGLEGPVGELVRMLVTGAFGRLDLVVPILLGIIAIRLFRHPERPEANGRIVIGLSALVTGVLGQVHVACGAPGRGEGSQALQDAGGLIGWAASKPLVFTVGDVLAVPLLVLLTVFGLLVVTATPVNAIPRRLRQLGIRLGVIEPLPGEYAAPAEDGYDAEWREAPPKRPRRAATSRPAAEPDGVEAAEEAALEGRKRARKTPARKSGPDAVDLAAAAAVDLDGAVLHGVQPSPLVAGLSSGIRQDTERTLPVPSGRDDTAPTVAVPDLTKPAPEPPAGLPPRAEQLQLAGDITYALPSLDLLERGGPGKARSAANDAIVAALTTVFAEFKVDAAVTGFTRGPTVTRYEVELGPAVKVERITALTKNIAYAVASPDVRIISPIPGKSAVGIEIPNTDREMVNLGDVLRLAEAAGDDHPMLVALGKDVEGGYVTANLTKMPHVLVAGATGSGKSSCINCLITSLMVRATPEEVRMVLVDPKRVELTAYEGIPHLITPIITNPKRAAEALQWVVREMDLRYDDLAAYGFRHIDDFNAAVREGKLTPPEGSGRELSPYPYLLVIVDELADLMMVAPRDVEDSIVRITQLARAAGIHLVLATQRPSVDVVTGLIKANVPSRLAFATSSLADSRVILDQPGAEKLIGKGDGLFLPMGANKPVRLQGAFVSEAEVAAVVKHCKDQMAPVFRDDVTVGTGRKKEIDEDIGDDLDLLCQAAELVVSTQFGSTSMLQRKLRVGFAKAGRLMDLMESRNIVGPSEGSKARDVLVKPDELDGVLALIRGETAG from the coding sequence ATGGCCTCACGTACGTCCGGCAAGGGTTCCCAGAGCACGGCGGGCACCAGGCAGCGCACCGGACGCGCCGGGGGAGCCGCCGCCAAGCCGTCCGCCAAGAAGAGCGCGGCGAAGCCCGTCCAGAAGCGGCCCGCTGCCCGGCCGGCGCGCAAGGCGCCCGCCAAGAAGGCGGCGCCGCCCCGCCCGTCCATGGCCGGCCGCGCCGGCCGCGGGCTGGCGCACGGCGTCGGCGCCCTCTTCCGGGGCGTCGGGCGCGGCGCCCGCAGCCTGGACCCCGCGCACCGCAAGGACGGCGTCGCGCTGCTCCTCCTCGGCCTGGCCCTGATCGTCGCCGCGGGCACCTGGTCGGGGCTGGAGGGGCCGGTGGGCGAGCTGGTACGGATGCTGGTCACCGGCGCGTTCGGGCGGCTGGACCTGGTCGTGCCGATACTCCTGGGCATCATCGCGATCCGGCTGTTCCGCCACCCCGAGCGGCCCGAGGCCAACGGACGGATCGTCATCGGCCTCTCGGCACTGGTCACCGGCGTCCTCGGCCAGGTCCACGTGGCCTGCGGGGCGCCCGGCCGCGGCGAGGGGTCGCAGGCCCTGCAGGACGCCGGCGGGCTCATCGGCTGGGCCGCCTCCAAGCCCCTGGTCTTCACCGTCGGCGACGTCCTCGCCGTACCGCTGCTGGTCCTGCTCACCGTCTTCGGCCTGCTGGTCGTCACCGCCACGCCCGTCAACGCCATCCCCCGGCGGCTGCGGCAGCTCGGCATACGGCTCGGCGTCATCGAGCCGCTGCCCGGCGAGTACGCGGCGCCCGCGGAGGACGGCTACGACGCCGAGTGGCGGGAGGCGCCGCCCAAGCGCCCCCGCCGCGCCGCCACGAGCCGGCCGGCCGCGGAGCCGGACGGCGTCGAGGCCGCCGAGGAGGCCGCGCTGGAGGGCCGCAAGCGCGCCCGGAAGACGCCCGCCAGGAAGTCCGGCCCGGACGCCGTGGACCTCGCGGCGGCCGCCGCCGTGGACCTGGACGGCGCGGTGCTGCACGGTGTCCAGCCCTCACCGCTCGTCGCCGGGCTCAGCAGCGGCATCCGGCAGGACACCGAGCGGACGCTCCCGGTGCCCTCCGGCCGGGACGACACCGCGCCCACCGTGGCCGTGCCCGACCTCACCAAGCCCGCCCCCGAGCCGCCCGCCGGCCTGCCCCCGCGCGCCGAGCAGCTCCAGCTCGCCGGGGACATCACCTATGCCCTGCCCTCCCTCGACCTGCTGGAGCGCGGCGGCCCCGGCAAGGCGCGCAGCGCCGCCAACGACGCCATAGTGGCCGCCCTGACCACCGTCTTCGCGGAGTTCAAGGTCGACGCCGCCGTCACCGGCTTCACCCGCGGCCCGACGGTCACCCGGTACGAGGTCGAGCTCGGCCCCGCGGTCAAGGTCGAGCGCATCACCGCCCTCACCAAGAACATCGCCTACGCCGTGGCCAGCCCGGACGTCCGGATCATCAGCCCCATCCCCGGCAAGTCCGCCGTCGGCATCGAGATCCCCAACACCGACCGCGAGATGGTCAACCTGGGCGACGTCCTGCGGCTCGCGGAGGCGGCCGGCGACGACCACCCGATGCTCGTGGCGCTCGGCAAGGACGTCGAGGGCGGCTATGTGACGGCCAATCTGACGAAGATGCCGCACGTCCTGGTCGCCGGCGCCACCGGCTCCGGAAAGTCGTCCTGCATCAACTGCCTCATCACCTCGCTGATGGTCCGGGCCACCCCGGAAGAGGTCCGGATGGTGCTGGTCGACCCCAAGCGCGTCGAACTGACCGCCTACGAGGGCATCCCGCACCTGATCACGCCGATCATCACCAACCCCAAGCGGGCGGCCGAGGCCCTCCAGTGGGTCGTCCGCGAGATGGATCTGCGCTACGACGACCTGGCCGCCTACGGCTTCCGGCACATCGACGACTTCAACGCCGCGGTGCGGGAGGGGAAGCTGACGCCGCCGGAGGGCAGCGGGCGCGAGCTGTCGCCGTACCCGTACCTGCTCGTCATCGTGGACGAGCTAGCCGACCTGATGATGGTGGCGCCGCGCGACGTCGAGGACTCCATCGTCCGGATCACCCAGCTCGCGCGGGCCGCCGGCATCCACCTGGTGCTGGCCACCCAGCGGCCGTCCGTGGACGTCGTCACCGGCCTCATCAAGGCCAACGTCCCCTCCCGCCTCGCCTTCGCCACCTCCTCGCTCGCCGACAGCCGCGTCATCCTGGACCAGCCCGGCGCCGAGAAGCTGATCGGCAAGGGCGACGGCCTCTTCCTGCCGATGGGCGCCAACAAGCCGGTCCGGCTCCAGGGCGCCTTCGTCAGCGAGGCCGAGGTCGCCGCCGTCGTCAAGCACTGCAAGGACCAGATGGCGCCGGTCTTCCGGGACGACGTCACGGTCGGCACCGGGCGGAAGAAGGAGATCGACGAGGACATCGGCGACGACCTCGACCTGCTGTGCCAGGCCGCCGAGCTGGTGGTCTCCACCCAGTTCGGCTCCACGTCGATGCTCCAGCGGAAACTGCGTGTGGGATTCGCCAAGGCGGGCAGGCTCATGGACCTGATGGAGTCGCGCAACATCGTGGGCCCGAGCGAGGGGTCGAAGGCCCGGGACGTGCTCGTCAAGCCGGACGAGCTGGACGGAGTCCTCGCACTGATCCGCGGGGAGACCGCCGGCTGA
- a CDS encoding helix-turn-helix domain-containing protein: MSIGNSPPEDDRPSVGRALQQARIQAGLTVDQISTTTRVRIPIVHAIEQDDFSRCGGHVYARGHIRTLARAAGLDPTPLVEQYDAEHGGRPRPSRAAPVFEAERIRPEPRRPNWTAAMVAAIVAVVGFVGFTLFSGGTGGGRGDAVEAGQASVKPSKSPAKAPPNRPADAKPEPSDSAIAGAPANKVTVKLTAERDQTWMSAKDHNGKLLEEGVLQRGASKTFTDSNRIDLVLGNAGAVQLFVNGKEIKNVGDDGQVQRLSYTKGDPAAG, encoded by the coding sequence GTGTCCATCGGCAACTCACCCCCGGAAGACGACCGGCCGTCCGTCGGCCGCGCTCTCCAGCAGGCCCGGATCCAGGCCGGGCTGACCGTCGACCAGATCAGCACGACGACCCGCGTGCGCATCCCGATCGTGCACGCGATCGAACAGGACGACTTCTCCCGCTGCGGCGGGCACGTCTACGCCCGAGGACATATCCGCACGCTGGCGCGCGCCGCCGGCCTCGATCCCACGCCCCTCGTCGAGCAGTACGACGCCGAGCACGGCGGGCGCCCCCGGCCGAGCCGGGCGGCCCCGGTCTTCGAGGCGGAACGGATCCGGCCCGAGCCGCGGCGGCCCAACTGGACCGCCGCCATGGTCGCGGCGATCGTCGCCGTCGTCGGCTTCGTCGGGTTCACCCTCTTCAGCGGTGGCACCGGCGGCGGCCGGGGCGACGCGGTCGAGGCCGGGCAGGCGTCGGTCAAGCCGTCCAAGTCCCCCGCGAAGGCACCGCCCAACCGGCCCGCCGACGCCAAGCCCGAGCCGTCCGACAGCGCCATCGCCGGCGCCCCGGCGAACAAGGTCACCGTCAAGCTCACCGCCGAGCGCGACCAGACCTGGATGTCGGCGAAGGACCACAACGGCAAGCTGCTGGAGGAAGGCGTCCTCCAGCGCGGGGCCTCCAAGACCTTCACCGACAGCAACCGCATCGACCTGGTGCTCGGCAACGCCGGGGCGGTCCAGCTGTTCGTCAACGGCAAGGAGATCAAGAACGTCGGCGACGACGGGCAGGTGCAGCGGCTGAGCTACACCAAGGGCGACCCGGCCGCCGGCTGA
- the rimO gene encoding 30S ribosomal protein S12 methylthiotransferase RimO has translation MPERRTVALVTLGCARNEVDSEELAGRLAADGWDLVEDAADADVAVVNTCGFVEAAKKDSVDALLEANDLKTASSEGRGGRTQAVVAVGCMAERYGKELAEALPEADGVLGFDDYANISDRLQTILSGGVHASHTPRDRRKLLPISPAARQGATVALPGHAQEAPAPAPEDLPEGVAPASGPRAPLRRRLGASPVASVKLASGCDRRCSFCAIPSFRGSFVSRRPSDVLGEARWLAEQGVKEIMLVSENNTSYGKDLGDIRLLETLLPEIAAVDGLERVRVSYLQPAEMRPGLIDVLTSTEKVAPYFDLSFQHSAPGVLRAMRRFGDTERFLELLDTIRSKAPQAGARSNFIVGFPGETEEDVAELERFLTAARLDAIGVFGYSDEDGTEAAGYEDKNDPDVVAERLARVSRLAEELTAQRAEERIGETIEVLVEQVDDEDGVTGRAAHQAPETDGQVRLLTQGLDSPPVPGRMVVATVVAGEGVDLVAEPVRDGGRTEEAGR, from the coding sequence ATGCCCGAACGCCGTACCGTCGCTCTTGTCACACTTGGCTGCGCCCGTAACGAGGTGGACTCGGAGGAGCTGGCAGGCCGTCTGGCGGCGGACGGCTGGGACCTCGTCGAGGACGCCGCCGACGCCGACGTGGCCGTCGTCAACACCTGCGGCTTCGTCGAAGCCGCCAAGAAGGACTCCGTCGACGCCCTCCTGGAGGCGAACGACCTCAAGACCGCATCTTCCGAGGGGCGTGGCGGCCGCACCCAGGCCGTGGTGGCCGTCGGCTGCATGGCCGAGCGGTACGGCAAGGAGCTGGCCGAGGCCCTGCCCGAGGCCGACGGCGTGCTCGGCTTCGACGACTACGCGAACATCTCCGACCGGCTCCAGACCATCCTCTCGGGCGGCGTCCACGCCTCCCATACCCCCCGCGACCGCCGCAAGCTGCTGCCGATCAGCCCCGCCGCGCGGCAGGGCGCCACCGTGGCGCTCCCCGGCCACGCGCAGGAGGCGCCCGCGCCGGCCCCCGAGGACCTGCCCGAGGGCGTCGCCCCGGCCTCCGGCCCGCGCGCGCCGCTGCGCCGCAGACTGGGCGCCAGCCCGGTGGCCTCCGTCAAGCTGGCCTCCGGCTGCGACCGCCGCTGCTCCTTCTGCGCCATCCCGTCCTTCCGCGGCTCCTTCGTCTCCCGCCGCCCCTCGGACGTGCTGGGCGAGGCCCGCTGGCTCGCCGAGCAGGGCGTCAAGGAGATCATGCTGGTCTCCGAGAACAACACCTCGTACGGCAAGGACCTGGGCGACATCCGGCTGCTGGAGACGCTGCTGCCGGAGATCGCGGCGGTGGACGGCCTGGAGCGGGTCCGCGTCAGCTACCTGCAGCCCGCCGAGATGCGGCCCGGCCTGATCGACGTGCTGACCTCCACCGAGAAGGTCGCCCCCTACTTCGACCTGTCCTTCCAGCACTCGGCCCCCGGCGTGCTCCGCGCCATGCGGCGCTTCGGCGACACCGAGCGCTTCCTGGAGCTGCTGGACACCATCCGCTCCAAGGCGCCGCAGGCCGGCGCCCGGTCCAACTTCATCGTCGGCTTCCCCGGCGAGACCGAGGAGGACGTCGCCGAGCTGGAGCGCTTCCTCACCGCCGCCCGGCTGGACGCCATCGGCGTCTTCGGCTACTCCGACGAGGACGGCACCGAGGCCGCCGGGTACGAGGACAAGAACGACCCCGACGTCGTCGCCGAGCGGCTGGCGCGCGTCTCGCGGCTGGCCGAGGAGCTGACCGCCCAGCGCGCCGAGGAGCGGATCGGAGAGACAATCGAAGTACTGGTCGAGCAGGTGGACGACGAGGACGGCGTGACCGGCCGGGCCGCTCACCAGGCGCCCGAGACCGACGGCCAGGTCAGGCTGCTTACCCAGGGCCTGGACAGCCCGCCGGTGCCCGGACGTATGGTCGTGGCCACGGTCGTGGCCGGCGAGGGGGTCGACCTCGTCGCCGAGCCGGTCCGAGACGGCGGACGCACCGAGGAGGCGGGCAGATGA
- the pgsA gene encoding CDP-diacylglycerol--glycerol-3-phosphate 3-phosphatidyltransferase, with protein sequence MSGVPASAAGRPAPAPGVRRVRLWNIANILTMGRLFLVPGFVLLMLHNGGYDPAWRSFAWAAFAIAMITDLFDGHLARTYNLVTDFGKIADPIADKAIMGAALLCLSALDDLPWWVTGVILAREIGITLMRFWVIKHGVIPASRGGKMKTLAQGVAVGMYILALEGPLATARFWVMAVAVVLTVLTGLDYVRQAVVLRRNARAAGSGR encoded by the coding sequence ATGAGCGGAGTCCCGGCATCGGCCGCGGGCCGTCCCGCCCCGGCGCCGGGCGTGCGGCGGGTCAGGCTGTGGAACATCGCCAACATCCTGACTATGGGGCGCCTGTTCCTGGTGCCCGGTTTCGTGCTGCTGATGCTCCACAACGGCGGGTACGACCCGGCGTGGCGCTCGTTCGCCTGGGCCGCGTTCGCCATCGCCATGATCACCGACCTGTTCGACGGGCACCTGGCCCGGACGTACAACCTGGTCACCGACTTCGGCAAGATCGCCGACCCGATCGCCGACAAGGCGATCATGGGCGCGGCGCTGCTCTGCCTCTCCGCCCTCGACGACCTGCCCTGGTGGGTCACCGGTGTGATCCTCGCCCGTGAGATCGGCATCACGCTGATGCGGTTCTGGGTGATCAAGCACGGCGTGATCCCGGCCAGCCGGGGCGGCAAGATGAAGACGCTCGCCCAGGGCGTCGCCGTCGGGATGTACATCCTGGCCCTGGAGGGGCCGCTGGCCACCGCCCGCTTCTGGGTGATGGCCGTGGCCGTCGTCTTGACGGTCCTCACCGGTCTCGACTACGTACGACAGGCGGTCGTGCTGCGCCGGAACGCCCGGGCCGCGGGGTCCGGGCGGTGA
- a CDS encoding CinA family protein, with translation MSAGVPREAERALAALVSRGRTVAVAESLTGGLVAAALTAVPGASRAVRGAVTAYATDVKREVLGVDGGLLAARGAVDADVARGMARGVRALLAADWGLATTGVAGPDPQDGKPVGTVFVAAAGPDGTCAVRELALDGGREAIRTESVRAVLGLLLDELTGNAGAKDTEHKGGNGCLQP, from the coding sequence GTGAGCGCCGGGGTCCCGCGGGAAGCGGAGCGGGCGCTGGCCGCGCTGGTCTCCCGGGGCCGGACGGTGGCGGTGGCCGAGTCGCTCACCGGAGGGCTGGTGGCCGCGGCGCTGACCGCCGTCCCGGGCGCCTCCCGCGCGGTGCGCGGCGCGGTCACCGCGTACGCCACCGACGTCAAGCGCGAGGTGCTGGGCGTCGACGGCGGGCTGCTGGCCGCGCGCGGCGCGGTCGACGCCGACGTCGCTCGGGGGATGGCCCGGGGCGTCCGCGCGCTGCTGGCGGCGGACTGGGGACTCGCCACGACCGGCGTCGCCGGCCCCGACCCGCAGGACGGCAAGCCCGTGGGCACGGTCTTCGTCGCCGCGGCCGGCCCGGACGGGACGTGCGCGGTGCGCGAGCTCGCGCTGGACGGCGGCAGGGAAGCGATCCGGACAGAAAGCGTGCGCGCGGTTCTCGGCCTGCTGCTGGACGAATTGACGGGGAACGCGGGGGCAAAGGATACGGAACACAAGGGGGGGAATGGATGTTTGCAGCCCTGA
- a CDS encoding helix-turn-helix domain-containing protein translates to MILLRRLLGDVLRRQRQRQGRTLREVSSSARVSLGYLSEVERGQKEASSELLSAICDALDVRMSEVMREVSDELSLAELAQSAAASEPVPAPMRPMFNPVSVTSVTGVPGERVTIKAPAEAVDVVAA, encoded by the coding sequence ATGATTCTGCTCCGTCGCCTGCTCGGTGACGTGCTGCGTCGGCAGCGCCAACGCCAGGGCCGCACTCTGCGCGAGGTCTCCTCTTCCGCCCGGGTCTCGCTCGGCTACCTCTCCGAGGTCGAGCGGGGGCAGAAGGAGGCGTCCTCCGAGCTTCTCTCCGCAATCTGCGACGCTCTGGACGTCAGGATGTCCGAGGTCATGCGCGAGGTGAGCGACGAGCTGTCGCTCGCCGAGCTGGCGCAGTCGGCGGCGGCGAGCGAGCCGGTACCCGCGCCGATGCGGCCGATGTTCAACCCGGTGTCCGTGACGTCCGTGACCGGCGTTCCCGGCGAGCGCGTGACCATCAAGGCGCCCGCCGAGGCCGTCGACGTGGTCGCGGCGTAG